A genome region from Chitinophagales bacterium includes the following:
- the hxpB gene encoding hexitol phosphatase HxpB, producing MIQLLENFYYDCVNFRMKNIHAFEAVIFDMDGVLIDSEPFWRKAEIEVFATVGLQLTENDCMKTTGFRFDETIKYWYNLHPWQGKSIHQIEQEVLDKMEYYMLHEAPLMPAVESAIHAIRSSHVKVAVASSSALRLIKATAHRLGGAHLFHALVSAQFEDYGKPHPAVFLTAAKQLGVVPEKCLVIEDSLNGVIAAKAAKMTCAAIPTELDFTNPKFAIADYKFHHMAAMQSWLQ from the coding sequence ATGATACAACTGCTTGAAAACTTTTACTACGATTGTGTAAATTTTAGAATGAAAAACATACATGCCTTTGAAGCCGTAATCTTTGATATGGACGGAGTACTTATAGACTCCGAGCCATTTTGGCGAAAAGCAGAAATAGAAGTGTTTGCCACCGTTGGCTTGCAACTTACCGAAAACGACTGTATGAAAACTACCGGCTTCCGTTTCGATGAAACAATAAAATACTGGTACAACCTACATCCTTGGCAAGGCAAAAGCATACACCAAATAGAACAAGAGGTTTTAGACAAAATGGAATACTACATGCTGCACGAAGCACCACTAATGCCTGCAGTAGAAAGTGCCATACACGCTATCCGCAGCAGCCATGTAAAAGTAGCTGTGGCATCCTCATCTGCCTTGCGGCTCATAAAGGCAACAGCCCACCGCTTGGGAGGCGCACACTTGTTTCACGCATTGGTTTCGGCACAGTTTGAAGACTATGGAAAGCCGCACCCTGCCGTATTTCTTACAGCAGCTAAGCAACTAGGTGTAGTACCCGAAAAATGCTTGGTAATAGAAGACTCCTTAAACGGAGTAATTGCCGCAAAAGCTGCTAAAATGACCTGTGCCGCCATTCCTACCGAACTTGATTTTACCAACCCTAAATTTGCCATTGCCGATTACAAATTTCACCACATGGCTGCAATGCAATCGTGGCTGCAATAA
- a CDS encoding OmpA family protein produces MKNKCRLAILFAAMLFAGALHTHAQTDMEIADAAFENKEYATALSMYQKLFEKSKSTKNTGDLKFKIAESLRYTGKGLEAVKWYDKAKAGGYKNPNYLYHQANIYLRLGDYANAKTKITEFLAEVPDDKDGVLILSNCNYALGLPKDSSLFTFKNENSVNTKYNDYAPIQIKDKLYFTSSKITDEKTDKTYSFDGEGFSDIYVTAYSKEDKSYAKPKKVDVLNTPFNEGVLTYCEATKTAYFTKCNDNKSKEEHCVIVETTLGADGDWSAPMPIKLAFRQVADMEHPAISPSGSKLYFASKMEGGKGGSDIWVTKKNGDEWGEPVNVGSVINTERDEMFPVMRDSALYFSSDGLLGLGGLDLYFSILNSDGNFSKPTHLKPPFNSSSDDFFLTYTGAEKDKGFFTSNRIGGIGGDDVYSFYLTPVLLTVKGRIVDVDNNQPIANAQVVLTAADGSTDTAFTNANGEYVFNLDKDKDYKINAIAPGYFGDSRKLTTQGEKFSKEFSKATGHNYDFSIKRIPKEEIKIEDIFYDYDSYTLREESKPSLDKLVKLLEDTPEALVQINSHTDERGKLDYNMKLSENRAKSVVDYLIEKGISAGRLSSKGFASTQPVVKNAKTEEDHQKNRRTTFQVLKNN; encoded by the coding sequence ATGAAAAACAAATGCCGTTTAGCCATATTGTTTGCTGCCATGTTATTTGCGGGAGCACTCCATACTCATGCTCAAACCGATATGGAAATTGCAGATGCTGCCTTTGAAAATAAGGAATATGCTACCGCATTAAGCATGTATCAAAAACTGTTTGAAAAATCGAAGAGTACTAAAAACACAGGAGATTTGAAGTTTAAAATTGCAGAAAGCCTTCGCTATACGGGCAAGGGTTTAGAAGCAGTAAAGTGGTACGATAAAGCAAAGGCTGGCGGCTATAAAAATCCAAACTATTTATACCATCAAGCCAATATCTATTTACGCTTGGGCGACTATGCCAATGCTAAAACAAAAATAACGGAATTTCTTGCCGAAGTGCCGGACGACAAAGATGGCGTACTCATTTTAAGCAACTGCAATTACGCATTAGGTTTACCTAAAGATTCATCGCTGTTTACATTTAAAAATGAAAACTCGGTGAATACAAAGTACAATGATTATGCGCCCATTCAAATAAAAGATAAACTCTACTTTACTTCTTCTAAAATAACAGATGAAAAGACCGACAAAACGTACTCGTTTGATGGTGAAGGTTTTTCAGATATTTATGTTACAGCGTACAGCAAAGAAGATAAAAGTTATGCCAAGCCTAAAAAAGTAGATGTGCTGAATACGCCATTCAACGAAGGTGTATTAACCTATTGCGAGGCAACCAAAACAGCTTATTTTACAAAGTGTAACGACAATAAAAGCAAAGAAGAACACTGCGTGATTGTTGAAACCACTTTAGGTGCAGATGGCGATTGGAGCGCTCCCATGCCTATAAAACTTGCATTTAGGCAAGTGGCAGATATGGAGCATCCTGCTATTTCGCCCAGCGGCAGCAAGTTATACTTTGCTTCTAAAATGGAAGGCGGCAAAGGCGGCAGCGATATTTGGGTAACCAAGAAGAATGGCGATGAGTGGGGTGAGCCCGTAAATGTAGGCTCGGTAATCAATACCGAGCGCGATGAGATGTTTCCGGTAATGCGCGATTCCGCTTTGTATTTTTCCAGCGATGGTTTACTCGGTTTAGGAGGATTAGATTTGTATTTTTCTATTCTTAATAGCGATGGAAATTTTTCAAAACCTACCCATTTAAAGCCGCCATTTAATAGCAGCAGCGATGATTTTTTTCTTACATACACCGGAGCCGAAAAAGATAAAGGCTTTTTTACCTCCAACCGCATAGGCGGCATAGGTGGCGATGATGTTTACAGTTTTTACCTAACCCCGGTATTGCTTACCGTAAAGGGAAGAATTGTAGATGTAGATAACAACCAACCAATTGCCAATGCACAAGTAGTTTTAACCGCAGCCGATGGCTCCACCGATACTGCTTTCACCAATGCAAACGGAGAGTATGTTTTCAATCTAGATAAAGATAAAGACTACAAGATAAACGCCATTGCTCCAGGCTATTTTGGCGACTCGAGAAAGCTAACCACACAGGGCGAAAAATTTAGCAAGGAGTTTTCAAAAGCTACCGGACACAACTACGATTTTAGCATCAAACGCATACCTAAAGAAGAAATAAAGATTGAAGATATTTTTTACGATTACGACAGCTACACGCTACGCGAAGAGTCTAAACCGAGTTTAGACAAACTGGTGAAGTTGCTGGAAGATACACCGGAAGCACTGGTGCAAATTAATTCGCATACCGATGAACGCGGCAAACTCGATTACAACATGAAACTTTCTGAAAATCGTGCTAAAAGTGTAGTAGATTATTTAATTGAAAAAGGCATAAGCGCAGGAAGGCTCTCATCTAAAGGCTTTGCCAGCACACAACCGGTAGTTAAGAATGCCAAAACGGAGGAAGATCACCAGAAGAACCGGAGAACTACGTTTCAGGTTTTAAAAAATAATTAA
- a CDS encoding DUF2279 domain-containing protein, with the protein MQNLILATLLGLLPVSMAAQNETALLLPQAAFENNTTTPISPVFKQLIPDSAITIKKKHWLENASTLNKKRVGGVVGTSTGVFALAMVGLDRVWYEQYARSKFHFFDDSKEWNQIDKCGHASAAYFISVYGYHALRWSGMKRVPAALTSGAMGFTFISFIEVLDGFSSKWGASGSDFAANFLGAALATTQYAVWGEQRIQLKYSIHLNPYPRGELKQRADDLFGTSFGEKLIKDYNNINTWLCFNTASFFKSQKHAKWLNIAIGYGAGNMYGGFENTWRDKNGNLVDRTDVKRYRKFFISIDADLTKVKTNNKFAKVVLQALNIIKLPFPAIEFNTLGQVVFHPIHFLNLSMPVYFKK; encoded by the coding sequence TTGCAAAATTTAATATTGGCAACGCTGCTTGGTTTGCTGCCTGTGAGTATGGCAGCACAAAACGAAACCGCTCTGCTACTGCCACAAGCAGCTTTTGAAAACAATACGACAACTCCCATTTCGCCAGTTTTTAAACAATTGATTCCCGACTCTGCTATTACTATTAAAAAGAAGCACTGGTTAGAAAATGCATCTACGCTAAACAAAAAGCGTGTTGGCGGTGTAGTAGGCACTTCTACCGGAGTTTTTGCACTTGCTATGGTGGGTTTAGATCGCGTGTGGTACGAACAATACGCTCGCAGCAAATTTCATTTTTTCGATGACTCTAAAGAGTGGAACCAAATTGATAAATGCGGCCATGCCTCTGCTGCCTATTTTATTTCGGTATATGGCTACCACGCCTTGCGCTGGAGTGGAATGAAGCGAGTTCCTGCTGCACTTACTTCGGGTGCAATGGGCTTTACCTTTATTTCTTTTATTGAAGTACTAGATGGCTTTTCGTCTAAATGGGGCGCGAGCGGCAGCGATTTTGCAGCCAACTTTTTGGGCGCAGCCTTGGCCACAACGCAGTATGCTGTTTGGGGTGAGCAACGCATTCAATTAAAGTACTCCATACACTTAAATCCATATCCACGCGGTGAACTAAAGCAGCGTGCCGATGACTTATTTGGCACTTCGTTTGGCGAAAAACTAATTAAAGATTACAACAACATCAATACTTGGTTGTGCTTTAATACGGCTTCGTTTTTTAAATCGCAAAAGCACGCTAAGTGGTTGAATATTGCCATAGGCTACGGTGCGGGAAATATGTATGGCGGTTTTGAAAATACTTGGCGCGATAAAAATGGAAATCTAGTAGACAGAACTGATGTAAAACGCTATCGAAAATTTTTTATTTCTATTGATGCCGATTTAACTAAAGTAAAAACCAACAACAAGTTTGCAAAGGTAGTATTACAGGCGCTCAACATTATTAAACTTCCGTTTCCTGCCATAGAATTCAACACCTTAGGGCAAGTTGTTTTTCACCCTATTCATTTTTTGAATTTATCTATGCCTGTATATTTCAAAAAGTAG
- the floA gene encoding flotillin-like protein FloA (flotillin-like protein involved in membrane lipid rafts), with protein MGIPFIFLAIIAVVFFLLFMWFFPVGLWITAKLSDVHIPLLDLVVMRFRRVNPNSIVDSMVVATKAGIPLEHKLLEAHYMAGGNIMKVVRALVSADKANIELDFKAATAIDLAGRDVFEAVQLSVNPKVIESPPVTAVAKDGIQLITKARVTVRANIKQLVGGAGEETVLARIGEGIVTSIGSSESHKLVMENPDSISKVVLAKGLDSGTAFEILSIDIADIDIGKNIGAGLQIDQANADKNIAQAKAEERRAMAIALEQEMKAKGQEARVKVIEAEAQIPMAMAEAFRNGQLGVMDYYKMQNVQADTSMRESIAKQPTEKK; from the coding sequence ATGGGCATTCCATTTATTTTCCTTGCAATAATTGCTGTTGTTTTCTTTCTGCTTTTCATGTGGTTTTTTCCCGTAGGGCTTTGGATTACGGCAAAACTATCCGATGTGCATATTCCGCTACTCGATTTGGTAGTAATGCGCTTTAGGCGTGTAAACCCCAATTCAATTGTAGATTCTATGGTAGTAGCTACTAAAGCGGGCATTCCATTGGAACATAAATTATTAGAAGCACACTACATGGCGGGCGGTAACATTATGAAAGTAGTTCGCGCATTGGTAAGTGCCGATAAAGCCAATATAGAACTTGACTTTAAGGCAGCTACTGCTATTGATTTAGCAGGTCGCGATGTGTTTGAAGCCGTTCAACTTTCTGTAAATCCAAAAGTGATAGAATCGCCTCCGGTAACTGCTGTTGCCAAAGATGGCATACAATTGATTACCAAAGCGCGCGTTACCGTGCGAGCCAACATTAAGCAGTTGGTGGGCGGAGCAGGCGAAGAAACCGTATTGGCAAGAATTGGCGAAGGTATTGTAACCTCTATCGGCTCTTCGGAATCGCATAAGTTGGTAATGGAAAATCCCGATTCTATTTCAAAAGTAGTGCTGGCAAAAGGTTTAGATTCCGGCACGGCATTTGAAATTCTTTCTATTGATATTGCCGATATTGATATTGGAAAAAATATTGGTGCAGGTTTGCAAATAGACCAAGCCAATGCCGATAAAAATATTGCACAAGCAAAAGCTGAAGAACGCAGAGCCATGGCTATTGCATTGGAACAAGAAATGAAAGCTAAAGGCCAAGAAGCGCGCGTAAAAGTAATTGAAGCCGAAGCTCAAATTCCTATGGCAATGGCCGAAGCATTCCGCAACGGGCAACTCGGTGTAATGGATTACTACAAAATGCAAAACGTACAGGCAGACACTTCTATGCGCGAAAGCATAGCCAAGCAGCCAACCGAAAAAAAATAA
- the ppk1 gene encoding polyphosphate kinase 1, translating to MKHEKFINREISWLSFNERVLQEAADPKVPIIERLRFLGIFSNNQDEFFRVRVATVKRFVELGKKTKDIPIPKPKKLLEEIQEIVIRQTVRFEAVYAEIVQELKQHKVFLISETQLTKTQGDFVKNYFNEYVRPALVPIMLNQVAKFPYLKGKAIYLAIKLSKADNTKLVQYALIEVPTEVVDRFLVLPSASQQKHIILLDDIIRYCLPDIFAQFDFTVFEAWTIKLTRDAELDIDNDISQSFIDKISKSVKARQKGLPVRFVFDNTIDKQLLQFITSKMNLKQLSNLIPGGRYHNFKDFIRFPNVGGKNMVYTPHKPLTHPAFASNKSMFEVLRKQDVMLHYPYQKFSHFIDLLREAAIDPNVKSISMTLYRLAKNSMVANALVNAAKNGKKVTAIVELQARFDEEANIRWAKELQDEGVHVVYGVSGLKVHSKLCLIERLEKGKIKRYSNITTGNYNELTSTIYADDSLLTFNQKIGQEIADIFEFFLKNYKQLNTKQLVVSPHQTRRHFCKLIDHEIENAKKGKSASIFIKLNSLSSEDMARKLYEASRAGVKIRCIIRGLSVLVPGIEGQSEHIEAISIVDKFLEHSRVFIFENGGKPLYYISSSDWMTRNLDNRVEVSCPIYDEKIQADLRQMLEIQWSDNVKARIIDAAQRNQHRPTPAKGSVQAQDKIYAYLAKMEAS from the coding sequence ATGAAGCACGAGAAATTCATTAATCGTGAAATTAGTTGGCTGAGTTTTAACGAACGAGTGCTGCAAGAAGCCGCAGACCCTAAAGTGCCCATTATTGAAAGATTGCGCTTCTTGGGAATTTTTTCTAATAACCAAGATGAGTTTTTTAGAGTGCGGGTAGCTACCGTAAAGCGCTTTGTTGAGTTGGGGAAGAAAACAAAAGACATTCCTATACCAAAGCCCAAAAAGCTATTGGAAGAAATTCAGGAAATAGTTATTCGGCAAACGGTTCGTTTTGAAGCCGTGTATGCCGAAATAGTGCAAGAACTAAAGCAGCATAAAGTGTTTTTAATAAGCGAAACACAACTTACCAAAACACAAGGCGATTTTGTAAAGAATTATTTTAATGAATATGTGCGCCCCGCCTTGGTGCCAATTATGCTGAACCAAGTTGCCAAGTTTCCCTACTTAAAAGGAAAAGCCATTTACCTTGCCATAAAACTATCGAAAGCAGACAATACTAAACTGGTACAGTACGCACTTATTGAAGTGCCTACCGAAGTGGTAGATAGGTTTTTGGTGCTTCCCTCTGCTTCGCAGCAAAAGCATATTATACTCTTAGACGATATTATCCGCTATTGCCTGCCCGATATTTTTGCCCAGTTTGATTTTACGGTGTTTGAGGCATGGACAATAAAACTGACGCGCGATGCCGAGTTGGATATTGATAACGATATATCGCAGAGTTTTATAGATAAAATATCTAAGAGTGTAAAAGCACGCCAAAAGGGCTTGCCTGTACGTTTTGTGTTTGATAATACTATTGATAAACAGTTGCTTCAGTTCATTACTTCTAAAATGAATTTAAAGCAACTTAGCAATTTAATTCCCGGTGGGCGGTATCATAATTTTAAAGACTTTATACGCTTTCCGAATGTGGGTGGCAAGAACATGGTTTACACTCCGCATAAGCCACTCACGCATCCGGCTTTCGCCAGCAACAAAAGCATGTTTGAAGTGTTGCGGAAACAAGATGTGATGCTGCATTATCCATATCAAAAGTTTAGCCATTTTATAGACTTATTGCGCGAAGCAGCCATAGATCCTAATGTAAAGAGTATTAGTATGACCTTGTACCGCCTTGCTAAAAACAGTATGGTGGCAAATGCTTTGGTAAATGCGGCTAAGAACGGGAAAAAGGTTACGGCAATCGTTGAATTGCAGGCGCGCTTCGATGAAGAAGCAAACATACGTTGGGCAAAAGAATTGCAAGACGAAGGTGTGCATGTAGTATATGGTGTTTCTGGCTTAAAGGTACACAGCAAATTATGCCTTATTGAGCGTCTCGAAAAAGGAAAAATTAAGCGCTATTCCAATATCACCACGGGCAATTACAACGAACTTACTTCTACTATTTATGCCGATGATTCGCTGCTTACTTTTAACCAAAAAATTGGGCAAGAAATTGCCGATATATTTGAGTTCTTTTTGAAGAATTACAAGCAGCTAAACACTAAGCAATTGGTGGTTTCTCCTCATCAAACACGCAGGCATTTTTGTAAGTTGATAGATCATGAAATAGAAAATGCCAAGAAAGGAAAATCGGCATCTATTTTTATAAAACTCAATAGCCTTTCCAGCGAAGATATGGCTCGCAAACTTTACGAAGCTAGTAGAGCAGGCGTAAAAATACGTTGTATTATTCGAGGGTTGAGCGTGTTGGTTCCGGGTATAGAAGGGCAAAGCGAACATATAGAAGCCATTAGCATTGTAGATAAATTTTTAGAGCATTCAAGGGTGTTTATTTTCGAGAATGGCGGCAAGCCGCTCTATTACATAAGTAGCAGCGATTGGATGACGCGCAACTTAGATAATCGCGTAGAAGTAAGCTGCCCCATTTATGATGAAAAAATACAGGCAGACTTGCGCCAAATGCTCGAAATTCAATGGAGCGATAATGTAAAAGCCAGAATAATAGATGCAGCTCAGCGCAATCAGCATCGCCCTACTCCTGCAAAAGGAAGCGTACAAGCACAAGATAAAATTTATGCATACTTAGCTAAAATGGAAGCATCGTAA
- a CDS encoding T9SS type A sorting domain-containing protein, whose protein sequence is MKLFVYLLLLSVFIGATAQDALIPLSGNPALGVKYKGAANIGAARHNAQGNYIIEAASKKIPFVDDFSVVRQRTFAFPENYVYDSIVNASGPCLDANLITSITGRFHLQPSWNYSYNINTQQVDSTPKSPLTFNYFSSTGTKCLDVVSYTYQFYPEYYTYTFNTTTGAKIDSVLMVNDSINPDTLFDYAPVLYRALLDTNWLWMDNAAFINNTLSIFPPTIGVATLDGLNEYGRPHDPFIQQSSYGTADYLTSVPLDLGSFVEADSLYFSFFYQPMGLGDYPDKLDSLIVEFKNEYTDKWDVIWSRPGYNSIPSGSDLEFKQVLLGFPAKQIPIKNYFYDGFQFRFRNKASLTGNNDHWHVDYVRLDKNRSINDTLIDDIAIISPLGSMLKNYYTMPADQYTGADDLTDTMNLYVRNLNYYNNNAPATNFEGFGLEKFPASSSVYVAPIQTFNAGYSSTISRNPKADFSVPAALGNTDSVAVFMKEWISPLDILRTNDTVAATQVFANELAYDDGTAEKAYGLFGDPNKIKKFAYEFNLNKTDTLTGFKIFFTNIDENVSNLVFQFNIWDSLVLQQFNPPAPIWESNNRTPQYIDSINGFAVYRLDTALIVNKKIYFGWTQDDFRNLQIGYDRNSSKGCGHYFIYTNATWKQSSICQTLPGSVMIHLLFGDTSKIMPTHIKDIRKETLDVSVYPNPTNGLLYIQSDIAPGNCEIKLLDILGSVRMSKLLSSNMVDMQPLENGMYLLYIKDTVSGRTAIKKVLKTQ, encoded by the coding sequence ATGAAACTATTTGTTTACTTACTTCTATTATCTGTTTTTATTGGTGCCACAGCACAAGATGCACTCATTCCGCTATCGGGCAATCCTGCCTTGGGAGTAAAGTATAAAGGCGCAGCCAATATTGGTGCTGCACGCCACAATGCCCAAGGTAATTACATAATTGAGGCAGCTTCTAAAAAAATTCCTTTTGTAGATGATTTTTCGGTGGTGCGGCAGCGCACATTTGCCTTTCCTGAAAACTATGTGTACGATTCTATTGTGAATGCTTCGGGTCCTTGTTTAGATGCTAATCTTATTACCTCTATTACCGGGCGTTTTCATCTGCAACCTTCATGGAATTATTCGTATAATATCAATACCCAGCAAGTAGATTCTACGCCAAAAAGCCCGCTTACTTTTAATTATTTTTCTTCTACAGGCACTAAGTGTTTAGATGTGGTTTCATATACATATCAATTTTATCCGGAGTATTACACTTATACGTTTAATACTACTACCGGAGCAAAAATAGATTCTGTGCTAATGGTAAACGACTCTATAAACCCCGATACTTTGTTTGATTATGCTCCGGTGCTGTATCGCGCTTTGTTAGATACTAACTGGCTTTGGATGGATAATGCTGCGTTTATCAATAATACACTTTCTATATTTCCGCCAACAATTGGTGTGGCTACCTTAGATGGCTTAAATGAATATGGAAGACCACACGATCCATTTATTCAGCAAAGTTCTTACGGTACGGCAGATTACCTTACTTCGGTACCATTAGACTTGGGCAGTTTTGTTGAGGCCGATTCTTTGTATTTCAGTTTCTTTTACCAGCCAATGGGCTTGGGCGATTATCCCGATAAATTGGATTCGCTGATAGTGGAGTTTAAGAACGAGTACACCGATAAATGGGATGTGATATGGAGCCGCCCGGGATACAATAGCATTCCTTCAGGAAGCGATTTGGAATTTAAGCAAGTGCTGTTGGGCTTCCCTGCAAAGCAAATACCAATTAAGAATTATTTCTACGATGGATTTCAGTTCCGTTTTCGCAATAAGGCATCGCTTACCGGAAACAACGACCATTGGCATGTGGACTATGTGCGCTTAGATAAAAACAGAAGCATAAACGATACGCTTATAGACGATATAGCCATTATTAGTCCGCTTGGTTCTATGCTCAAGAACTATTACACCATGCCGGCCGACCAATATACCGGAGCCGATGATTTAACCGACACCATGAACCTGTATGTGCGCAACTTAAATTACTATAATAACAATGCTCCGGCTACTAACTTTGAAGGTTTTGGACTTGAAAAATTTCCGGCATCAAGTTCTGTGTATGTAGCGCCTATTCAAACATTTAACGCAGGATATTCAAGCACTATCAGCCGAAATCCTAAGGCAGATTTTAGTGTTCCCGCAGCATTGGGTAATACCGATTCTGTAGCTGTTTTTATGAAAGAATGGATAAGCCCGCTCGACATCTTGCGCACCAATGATACGGTTGCCGCTACGCAGGTTTTTGCCAACGAATTAGCATACGATGATGGCACTGCCGAAAAGGCTTATGGCTTGTTTGGCGATCCCAACAAAATTAAAAAGTTTGCTTACGAGTTTAACTTGAACAAAACCGATACACTCACCGGATTTAAAATATTTTTTACCAATATAGATGAGAATGTAAGCAACTTAGTTTTTCAATTTAATATTTGGGATTCGCTGGTGTTGCAGCAGTTTAACCCTCCCGCTCCAATTTGGGAGTCTAATAACAGAACTCCGCAATACATAGATTCAATAAATGGCTTTGCAGTATATCGTTTAGATACAGCCTTGATTGTAAACAAGAAAATTTATTTCGGTTGGACCCAAGACGATTTTCGCAATTTGCAAATTGGTTACGATAGAAATAGCAGCAAAGGTTGCGGCCATTACTTTATTTACACCAATGCTACATGGAAGCAATCGAGTATTTGCCAAACCCTTCCCGGATCGGTAATGATTCATTTATTGTTTGGCGATACTTCAAAAATTATGCCTACGCACATTAAAGATATTAGGAAGGAAACATTGGATGTAAGCGTGTATCCCAATCCTACCAACGGCCTATTGTATATTCAAAGCGATATTGCTCCCGGCAATTGCGAAATAAAATTGCTGGATATACTTGGCAGTGTGCGTATGAGTAAGCTGCTTTCGAGCAATATGGTAGATATGCAGCCATTAGAAAATGGCATGTATTTACTTTACATAAAAGATACTGTAAGTGGCCGCACTGCCATTAAAAAAGTATTGAAAACACAGTAG
- a CDS encoding PorP/SprF family type IX secretion system membrane protein, with product MKQFSNKLLAAVAILFFTFSTQAQNETVIAHFMYHSHVFNPAVAGNTRDIYISALARQQWVGFKDAPSTQLIDAYGYIPQIKGGIGLVVMHDMLGKERSISARVSYAYSQRLAGGKAYLSAGASLGLLNRSTRGTDLVYQQDADQSGIYNNTSRFKPYFALGLEFTGWNTTVGFSITHLDQSQKDATVFKVPRHYMAYAKYNWEINEKVSLTPGIFVRSSVFITQAEININATFRKRIVAGLIYRSNDAGGALLGVHIWKGLFASYSYDFNFGKLMSHQTGSHEINVSYTIKPKKAKRPFYKSQRYMN from the coding sequence ATGAAACAGTTTTCGAACAAATTGTTAGCCGCAGTTGCCATATTGTTTTTTACATTTTCTACACAGGCACAAAACGAAACGGTAATTGCGCATTTTATGTATCACAGCCATGTGTTTAATCCGGCAGTGGCAGGCAATACGCGCGATATTTACATTAGTGCATTGGCACGCCAGCAGTGGGTTGGCTTTAAAGATGCACCTTCTACGCAGCTAATAGATGCCTATGGTTACATACCGCAAATAAAAGGCGGAATAGGCTTAGTGGTAATGCACGATATGCTAGGGAAAGAGCGCAGTATTTCTGCTAGGGTTTCGTATGCCTATTCGCAGCGTTTGGCAGGTGGTAAGGCGTATCTTTCTGCCGGAGCCAGTTTGGGATTGCTTAACCGCTCTACTCGAGGCACAGACTTGGTGTATCAGCAAGATGCAGACCAGAGCGGAATTTACAATAACACCAGCCGCTTTAAGCCATATTTTGCATTGGGATTGGAGTTTACGGGTTGGAATACAACAGTTGGTTTTTCGATTACGCATTTAGATCAATCGCAAAAAGATGCTACGGTATTTAAAGTGCCGCGCCACTATATGGCTTATGCAAAATACAATTGGGAGATAAATGAAAAAGTAAGCCTTACTCCCGGCATTTTTGTGCGCAGCAGTGTGTTTATTACACAAGCAGAAATAAATATAAACGCAACTTTCCGTAAACGTATAGTTGCCGGTTTAATATACCGCAGCAACGATGCCGGAGGAGCTTTGCTGGGTGTACACATTTGGAAAGGCCTATTTGCCAGCTATTCTTACGATTTCAATTTTGGAAAACTTATGAGTCACCAAACAGGTTCACACGAAATAAATGTGAGCTATACCATTAAGCCCAAAAAGGCAAAGCGTCCGTTCTATAAATCGCAACGCTACATGAACTAA
- a CDS encoding MmcQ/YjbR family DNA-binding protein yields MELDDIQRVCHSLPAVTEDLKWGGHLCFSVGKKLFLITSPDNFPVDASFKVSDEDFEKLTAREDCIPAPYLARNKWIKVADIRNFTDKEWRHYLEQAHRIIASKLSGAERLRLGIK; encoded by the coding sequence ATGGAGTTAGACGATATTCAACGTGTTTGCCACTCGCTGCCCGCAGTTACCGAAGATTTGAAGTGGGGAGGCCATCTGTGTTTTTCTGTAGGAAAAAAGTTGTTTCTAATTACTTCGCCCGATAACTTTCCGGTAGATGCTTCATTTAAAGTTTCTGATGAAGATTTTGAAAAACTTACCGCACGCGAAGATTGTATTCCGGCTCCATACCTTGCCCGCAATAAGTGGATAAAAGTGGCTGATATTCGCAATTTTACAGACAAGGAGTGGCGGCACTATTTAGAACAAGCACACCGTATTATTGCTTCTAAACTATCGGGGGCGGAGCGGCTGCGCTTAGGTATAAAATAA